The Agreia sp. COWG nucleotide sequence GCGGTGCTGCGGCCTCGCACCTGGATCCAGATGATCAGAACGATGATGGCGCCGATGATCGATCCCACGATGCCGGCCGGCTGGAAGAAGCCGTCCTGGGCGTCGGCGCCGAAGATGAGGAAGCCCAGGAATCCGCCCACGAACGAGCCGATGATTCCGAGCAGGATGGTCATTCCGATGGACATGTTCTGCTTGCCCGGAACGATGAGGCGGGCGAGCGCACCGGCGATGATGCCGACGACGATGATGCTGATGATGAGTCCGAGCATGGTGAGAACCTCTTCAGGTGAAGTGCGTGATGAATGCACGGTGTCACCGCCCGATACCGGACGATGTACCCAATCAACCAGCTTCGGGGGATGCCCAACACACCCCTAGGGGTGTAACTTCTACCCATGACGCAGACCGCCACGAGTACCGCCGAGAGAACGGCAACGCGGCCCCTCACCGTGGCCCTCGTCGACGACTACGACGTGGTGCTCGTCGGGTTGGCGCACATGTTCGACTCCTACGCGGATCGCGTGCTGATCGCCGAGATCGACGCCACGACCGAGCTCAGCGACTCTGTCGACATCGTGATGTACGACTCGTTCGCGCAACCGGAGTCGGACCACGACGAGATCAGCGCACTGGTCGGCAACCCTCGTGCCGGCAAGGTCGTCATGTACACCTGGAACTTTCACCCAGACCTCGTGGCCGGCGCCCAGCAACAGGGCGTGCACGGCTACCTCTCGAAGACCCTCCCCGCCCGAGAGCTGGTCGCAGCCCTCGAGCGAATCCACGCTGGGGAGACCGTGGTGAGCGACCCGCCGCGGCGGGCGAGCCCGGCATCCGGCCTCGACTGGCCAGGGCGCAACGAGGGCATCACCGACCGCGAATCAGAGATTCTGGCCTTGATCACGCAGGGCAAGAGCAACGCAGAGGTCGCGACGCTCACGTATCTCAGCCCGAACACGGTGAAGAGCTACATCCGCAGCATCTACCGCAAGATCGGTGCCACCAGCCGCACCCAGGCCGTGCTGTGGGGCGTCGCCCACGGCTTCACGCCCGACTACCACCGCATCGACCACTGGCGGGGCGGGCCCTAGCTAACGGGCACCGTTGCGAAGCAGGCTCAGCGCGGGCCGTGGTTCTCTGTGGCGCGCACCTGGTCGTCGAGGTCTGCCGGGTCGAGGTCGGCCGACGCGAACGACGAGTCGAGCGGCAGTCGAAGCGCCAGGTCGCTTCCCTTGCAGATGTCGACGCGGCCGTGCTGCATCACGAAGTCGAGCACGTGGCCACCGGCCGTGAACGCGTCGTCGATGAAGTGCACGTGCCCACCCGGAACCCCGATGCCGCGCTCGTATAGCGGCGTGCGGAATCCCGCCACCGTGCCGTCGACATCGCTGAAGGTGACCACGGCCTCGTTCGCCACGGCCTCGCGCATCGGCGGATACGGCTTCTGCTGCCGCCGCACCGTTCGCGTGGTGACCGACTCGAAGCGTCCGCGCACCCGCACCGCGAAGAGGTAATTCTGCGACTTCGCGAGCGCCACGATGCGGGCCACCACCTGCTCGCGGGTGCTGCGCTCTGTCACGTCGAAGCCCAGCGTCTCGTCGAACGGCACGACCACGGCGAACGGCGTCTGGTCGGTGCCGGATGCGCGTTCCGCCGTTCCGTCGGCCCGCAGCCGGTAGCAGACACCGTCGAGCACGAGCATCTCGCCGTCGAGCGCATTGAACGTTCCGAGACCGAAGTCCCCGTGCTCGAGCAGCTCCGAGACGGTGAGGT carries:
- a CDS encoding GlsB/YeaQ/YmgE family stress response membrane protein; amino-acid sequence: MLGLIISIIVVGIIAGALARLIVPGKQNMSIGMTILLGIIGSFVGGFLGFLIFGADAQDGFFQPAGIVGSIIGAIIVLIIWIQVRGRSTARR
- a CDS encoding response regulator transcription factor; translated protein: MTQTATSTAERTATRPLTVALVDDYDVVLVGLAHMFDSYADRVLIAEIDATTELSDSVDIVMYDSFAQPESDHDEISALVGNPRAGKVVMYTWNFHPDLVAGAQQQGVHGYLSKTLPARELVAALERIHAGETVVSDPPRRASPASGLDWPGRNEGITDRESEILALITQGKSNAEVATLTYLSPNTVKSYIRSIYRKIGATSRTQAVLWGVAHGFTPDYHRIDHWRGGP
- the budA gene encoding acetolactate decarboxylase — protein: MSALLDGVYDGDLTVSELLEHGDFGLGTFNALDGEMLVLDGVCYRLRADGTAERASGTDQTPFAVVVPFDETLGFDVTERSTREQVVARIVALAKSQNYLFAVRVRGRFESVTTRTVRRQQKPYPPMREAVANEAVVTFSDVDGTVAGFRTPLYERGIGVPGGHVHFIDDAFTAGGHVLDFVMQHGRVDICKGSDLALRLPLDSSFASADLDPADLDDQVRATENHGPR